Below is a window of Bacteroidetes Order II. bacterium DNA.
TATGGGCCAAAGTGACAATATTTGGTACACGACCGACGATGGACGTTCGTTTTCTCTGATCAAAAACTTTGGAAATGGCTGGAAGGTGACCAAAATCGAGGTCGCCCCTTCCGATCCAAACACGATTTATGCAGCACAGTTTGGCGATGCGCTGGCCAATAATGATCGGAAACTTTGGAAATCTACCAACCGAGGTATAGACTGGACCGATATCACCCCCAACGCTGCGATCGGGGGGCTTAATGCTGCTGGATTTGATTTTACGGTGGATGCCCAAAACCCACAAACCTTATGGCTGAGCAAGGCCCACCGGTATAGCTGGAATGACTACGACGGGAATAAAGTTTTCAAAACGACCAATGGCGGAGACAGTTGGACCAACCTGACCACTGCCGCCTTAGACAACGAATACATATACAGTATTGTACACCAACACGGAACAGACGGCGGGGTGTATATTGCTACGAACAGAACGGTGTATTACCGCAACAATAGCCATGCCGAGTGGCAGATGCACAATGATGGGCTTCCGGCCATTGTCTCGACGCGCCAATTGGCCATAGACTACGTAAACAAAAAAATCTACGCTGGAACCTATGGACGTAGTGTACACCGTGGAGACTTGTTCGAGGTATCCGCGCCCATAGCAAACTTTACGGCAACGCCATTGCAATCCACCTGCGCCCGTACACCGATCCAGTTTATTAACACTTCGGTTGCAGGCAGCGGTGCCACTTTTAGTTGGAGTTTTCCTAATGGTACTCCCGCTACCTCGACCGACGAAAATCCGTCGGTGCTATACGCCACCTCCGGAACCTATAGCGCAACACTTACGGTTACAGAAAATGGACAATCGGATAATCAGACCTATCACGAATTCATTACATTGGTGGATGGATGCTCTCCGGAACCCTTGGCAGGTAATGCGCTTAGTACCTCTCCGGGAAGTAATTATGCCACCGGCGCTGCCACCACATTGGGTAATACGAATACGATTACGTTAATGGGTTGGTTTAAGCCCTCTACTACCCACACGGGGGCTACCGGTCTCATTTTTTCCTCAAATGCTTCCGCAACAGGGCTTAATCTTTTTAATAACAACCAACTGGGGTATCATTGGCGGGACGAATCGGGGAGCTACAACTTTTCCTCTGGATTGTTTGCCCCCGCCAACGAATGGTCGCACATTGCCCTGGTGGTAACAGGTACTTCCGCCACGTTATATCTGAACGGTGTGGCCGCCACCCGCACAGCCACCCATGCTGCCGTTAACTTTACGAATGGTTTTAATATTGGAAACGACCGGGGCAATTCCAGCAGAACGTTTAATGGTTTGATAGATGAAATCAGGATTTATAAGCGTGCCTTTAGCCAAGAGGAAATTCGTAAAATCATGCACCTGACGGGTACACAAAGTGATGCAGACCTTGTTAGCTACTACCAGTTTAATGAAACGGAAGGCCAGGTGGTAGATCGCGTGGGTACGGCCCATGCAACGTTGAATGGTTCGGCAAGTCGGAGCACTTCCAAAGCACCCGTTGGCCCAGGAACCAGTTTTGCCCTGAGCGTGACATCGGGCGGAGTCAAAACCTTTACCGGAACAGGGGTCAGTATAGACTTCCCTGCTTCTGGGACATTGCCGAATGGTCAATTGGTTGCCAGTCGAATCAACACACAGCCCGATCAGTCTCCCAATGCGTATCCGAAAAGCCGCAGTTACTGGGTCGTCCATAATTATGGATCTAACAGCACCATCACCGCCCCAAATGCGATCACTTTCGACCAAGTGGGCAATGTTTCCAGTGCTGATGCTGCTGATCCTGGGATGTTTAAACTCTATAAACGTGGTACCCGTGATGAAGGCCCTACATGGGGCACTTCGGTAGGTAATGCAACCGCTGCAACAGCGGGTGACGACGGGTTGGTGACTTTCGGAAACCCAACCTTTACGTCGTTCAGCCAGTTTTTGGTCGTCAGCGAAAGCGGAACCTCGCTCCCAATTACGTTGGCGGCGTTTAATCTGGGTATTTTACCTAACAAGTCCTTACAAATCGAGTGGCAAATGGCTTCTCAGGTAAATCTGGATCGGTTCGAAGTGGAAAAAAGCCGTGACGGAAAAACGTGGACCCAAATTGCCGAGTTGCCCGCAGATAGCGGCGCCAAATCCACTGGATCGTATGCCTACGTAGAAGCAAAACCCTACAAAGGCGTGAGTTATTACCGCCTGAAAATGGTGAGTAAAAACGGTAACATTCAGTACTCGCCGATGCAGGAAATCCTCTTAGAGAGTATTGGCAATAATATTTCTTTGTACCCCAATCCGGTAGTAAAAGGTCAATCACTCTACATCCGCAACGAATTGGCCGATACTGCCGAAGTGGAGTTGTTTGACGTGCAAGGCCGGAAAATAACCCGCATGATTGTAGAAGAAGAGGCCACCTTGCCCACCCAAAATCTGGCATCTGGTATGTATTTCTGGCGCGTGGTTACAAAAACCAAAATTAAAACGGGTAGCATTGTCGTAAAATAAAACCGATCAATTTCTTAGTAAACCGAAAGCCGCTCTTTTATGCCATGCGCAGAGAAGGGCGGTCTTCTTTTTCTGGAAAACATGGAAAAGGGCCTGCTATATAAGCTTAAGGGCTACAGTATCTTGATGTTGTTATTTGGATCGTAGAAACGTTATGGAAAATCTGTTTACCATTGGGTTAAAAGCGTTCATAAACGCCCGCCGATCTATAAAATGTGAAAAATGTTCTTGCACAAAATGAAGTGATCAACGATAGAACAATTGTAAGCGTTCAGAATAAGGTAAAGGACTGGCCAAAGGCGGTGGTGTAGCCCCTAAGTAGAGTTTTTTTAACACCTTTTGATAGTATTCCAGTGAAGACTTGCAAAAAAAGGGAGTTTACCGAAGTAAAATCCCTTGAAATAACGTGCTGGTATAAGA
It encodes the following:
- a CDS encoding T9SS type A sorting domain-containing protein; translated protein: MLRFIFIIMMAVPVIHGSTAHAQSRESTPEWVHLMRSKTPNVLEVIRLRDTWCQNRECDAEEGFEGEEGQEDAWNHEFRRWMRGINRIDGQGFVAKANLQRQEQKDRAYLKAILQQRLNKKSAANWEGVGPFRTDQIASTDWGNPGSGHLYIVRRAPDNPSVVYAGCAACGVWKTTDAGENWVLKTKDELVTEVYALTVVDANTVYFGNKRDQKIYKTTDGGASWTKLGGTNFSDYDVSFQDITVANSNSLILFAATTNGLFRTNDGGNTWSRIRGGNWQEVEFKPGDDNTVYAVRIVDKHTEFWKSTDSGLTFNVKISGWVGIGSASSASNFSGFANNSSASITFASDPELGSGNNTDFTIELRVRQTADSYWSSLLGNVAWQFDKRAGVSLGLGGGGSLRFRIADGTNEVALSGPNIADAEWHHVVVVYRATGTKELWVDGTLKASSTTNITTNTQNASTLRLFSYTAGWNLPANVSHARIWNTALSQSTLDAYWAADVPADHPNYANLLHEWRFTEGAGTNVGDSRGSNTGTISGSAGTYAWMTNQNMDRIVESFGSGSEEQKRTEIAVTPADPNRIYALLSGDMNGGSGLVGLYRSDDGGETWTHRCCGAGPGGAASLSNPNVMGYSSDGTEEGGQYYYDMSLAVSPTNADEVYTAGIAVWKSTDGGATLNNLIGRWYWRANQPNRYIHADVHDINVYNDGSIWVACDGGAFFSPDNGATFVQKHNGIQASDFWGFAISPQNGEVMLGGTYHNGTLLKDGNVFDGGWVHTGGGDDYFGGASPASDRTVFGRNLTRYTLTGNRMSGWSSASVSKTMNQGAMAIDAGNLAYSPECGTCFYMGQSDNIWYTTDDGRSFSLIKNFGNGWKVTKIEVAPSDPNTIYAAQFGDALANNDRKLWKSTNRGIDWTDITPNAAIGGLNAAGFDFTVDAQNPQTLWLSKAHRYSWNDYDGNKVFKTTNGGDSWTNLTTAALDNEYIYSIVHQHGTDGGVYIATNRTVYYRNNSHAEWQMHNDGLPAIVSTRQLAIDYVNKKIYAGTYGRSVHRGDLFEVSAPIANFTATPLQSTCARTPIQFINTSVAGSGATFSWSFPNGTPATSTDENPSVLYATSGTYSATLTVTENGQSDNQTYHEFITLVDGCSPEPLAGNALSTSPGSNYATGAATTLGNTNTITLMGWFKPSTTHTGATGLIFSSNASATGLNLFNNNQLGYHWRDESGSYNFSSGLFAPANEWSHIALVVTGTSATLYLNGVAATRTATHAAVNFTNGFNIGNDRGNSSRTFNGLIDEIRIYKRAFSQEEIRKIMHLTGTQSDADLVSYYQFNETEGQVVDRVGTAHATLNGSASRSTSKAPVGPGTSFALSVTSGGVKTFTGTGVSIDFPASGTLPNGQLVASRINTQPDQSPNAYPKSRSYWVVHNYGSNSTITAPNAITFDQVGNVSSADAADPGMFKLYKRGTRDEGPTWGTSVGNATAATAGDDGLVTFGNPTFTSFSQFLVVSESGTSLPITLAAFNLGILPNKSLQIEWQMASQVNLDRFEVEKSRDGKTWTQIAELPADSGAKSTGSYAYVEAKPYKGVSYYRLKMVSKNGNIQYSPMQEILLESIGNNISLYPNPVVKGQSLYIRNELADTAEVELFDVQGRKITRMIVEEEATLPTQNLASGMYFWRVVTKTKIKTGSIVVK